Part of the Kiritimatiellia bacterium genome, AGAACGGCTCTGGGTGAACCCTGACTGCGGTCTGAAAACCCGCGAATGGCCCGAGACCACCGCGTCGTTGCGAAACATGGTCGCAGCGGCTAAGCGGTTGCGTCGCGAGCTTCAGCGCTGAACCTCGCCGGCCGTCCTTCCCGATCCGCTACCTTCACCCCGGAACACGGCGGCCGCCCGAACGGTCGGAAATTAGCGCCTGGCGAGGCGGTCCGGAATTCTTCCCCTCGCGCGACGAAGGTCACAGACGACCAGCCCGGCCGGCACTACGTTCGAGGGTGTCCGGCCGAGGTGAAACCTCGGTGTCAAACCACCGCGCCGCATCCTTCGGGTGCCGCGGGTCGCGCACTGCTCCACCCCGCCACCGCTCGGCTTCCGCCTCTGCTTGACCGGCAGCGGCATCTTCAGACGCGGTGCGCGTCAAACGAGTGCTCGATACGACCGCTCACGCCGACCGTCGCACGTCTTCACCAGCGCCGGAAGAGCAGCGCTACCCCCAACACGGCGAGCACCGCTCCGATCAACGCGCGGCTGGTGATCCGCTCCCGCCCGACCGCGCGACTGAGCGGCAGAATCAGCACGGGGGTGGTCGCCGCAAAGGTCTGCGCCAAGCCGGCGGGAATGCGGCTTAACGCGTAAAGCATCAGCGTCACCCCGAGGAACGGCCCCATCAGTGCGCCGAGCGCGACCAGTGCCAGCGCGCGATGATCCCGCAGGGCTCGTTTCAGCCGCCCCCCTTCCCGGCGCGCGATCGCCAGCAGCGCAAAACAGGTCGCCCCCCCCAACATCCTGAGCGCCGAGGCCCCCCATACGGAGCCGAACCCCGGCAACCCCTCCTTGGCCAGCACCATGCCGAACGCCTGGCCCATGCTGCCACCGAGCGCCAGCGCGTAGCCCCGCGCCGTTCCACGCCGCCTCCCCGTTGCCTCCTCGCGCTCCGTCACCACCGTCATCACGCCCGCCAGCGTCACCGCCATGGCGCCG contains:
- a CDS encoding DMT family transporter: MTRAGEWAALLTAVCWTVSAMSFSLAGERIGSIPVNVLRFAVALPLVIGLVAWQTGSLLPLEAPPRSWALLLLSGVAGYFFGDLCLFRALVEIGPRHSLLVMSLAPPLTVVLAAVRLGERLSVGQYGAMAVTLAGVMTVVTEREEATGRRRGTARGYALALGGSMGQAFGMVLAKEGLPGFGSVWGASALRMLGGATCFALLAIARREGGRLKRALRDHRALALVALGALMGPFLGVTLMLYALSRIPAGLAQTFAATTPVLILPLSRAVGRERITSRALIGAVLAVLGVALLFRRW